In Luteitalea sp. TBR-22, one genomic interval encodes:
- a CDS encoding SGNH/GDSL hydrolase family protein, which yields MIGRRELMATMAASALAGATSPAIATQTGATRGLRIGQGARWVCIGDSITDTGRAKPIGEAPNGLGTGYVLQLDALLQAWYPARRIRMFNVGTSGHNVRDLAARWQTDVFDLKPDWLSVMIGANDVWRQFDRVTQPERSVLPDEYERVYDELLARTVPTLKGGLILITPFFLELRTNDPMRARMDEYGAIVKKLAAKHKAVLVDSQAAFDVVLKDLPSHMINWDRVHLNHIGAAVLSRAILNAVGFEWV from the coding sequence ATGATCGGACGACGGGAACTGATGGCGACGATGGCGGCCAGCGCGCTCGCGGGCGCGACGTCGCCGGCAATCGCGACACAGACGGGTGCGACGCGCGGGCTGCGCATCGGACAGGGGGCGCGATGGGTCTGCATCGGCGACTCGATCACCGACACCGGCCGCGCCAAGCCGATTGGCGAGGCGCCCAATGGGCTCGGCACGGGCTACGTGCTCCAGCTCGACGCGCTGCTGCAGGCGTGGTATCCGGCGCGCCGCATCCGCATGTTCAACGTCGGGACGAGCGGCCACAACGTGCGCGATCTCGCCGCCCGATGGCAGACCGACGTGTTCGACCTGAAGCCTGACTGGCTGTCGGTGATGATCGGCGCCAACGACGTGTGGCGGCAGTTCGATCGCGTCACGCAGCCTGAACGGTCGGTGCTGCCCGACGAGTACGAGCGCGTCTACGACGAGTTGCTCGCCAGGACGGTGCCGACGCTGAAGGGCGGGCTGATCCTGATCACGCCGTTCTTCCTGGAACTCCGCACCAACGACCCGATGCGTGCGCGCATGGACGAGTACGGCGCGATCGTCAAGAAGCTCGCCGCCAAGCACAAGGCGGTGCTCGTGGACAGCCAGGCCGCCTTCGACGTCGTGTTGAAGGACCTGCCGTCGCACATGATCAACTGGGACCGCGTGCACCTGAACCACATCGGCGCCGCCGTCCTGTCGCGCGCCATCCTCAACGCCGTCGGCTTCGAGTGGGTCTGA